From the Conger conger chromosome 14, fConCon1.1, whole genome shotgun sequence genome, one window contains:
- the fam83e gene encoding uncharacterized protein fam83e — protein sequence MSNSQEQSLNEDVVFSPVHESNPEFLHCERERRVLEGLLIEGPGALHAKLKQERLGDFLSPEEAAQICLWAQDSQTSPGGEQEEAGQEHSASTYFPTRTDSPLPSLKLGWPERHCWPDTGNTLVYTNPPLPGAPPIREVVRRMIQGAHTLVAVVTDKLTDSAVIGDLHAAASRGVAVYVVLNKRSVQDGFTSPRLMHQNIQVRVLGGKAFYSQDGKMVVGELKENFLLVDLDAVMVGSYSLTWADTHLHRQLVTVMTGQVVDCFDKEFRILYAASAPIPDSCWANNTLSRVENVFLQSNHTPKPLPLDVLGEDDMWPSPTSDPIDWEALGVIKKDQFADDPFNLAGELAGLLLSRPPLFERWTKIEKENPARRVEFQQCVPPAYEEPSRNHLFMTEDRYFPGSDNLHWNTARPEGILSKPQSWQQIYEIEAMKQFVRSNITKTGTHLLEERMSSPYNQQINVENGYGHFNLKKDSDLGAWSRPQVTGPVHSSEKGSKMAKKPLILMVPVPENGAPSDYSDILKGLKTECLSPESPSRSNMIKDLGFQSTETDQQDKTIPAWRTHASGQTKPIVTPAQTLMKTRIDEMKAGSSRITKMYANPFRPRASSFDCTRDWERPQQAWDRQLQQDQ from the exons ATGTCGAACTCTCAGGAGCAGAGCCTGAACGAGGACGTGGTGTTCAGCCCCGTCCATGAGTCCAACCCGGAATTCCTGCACTGCGAGCGGGAGAGGagggtcctggagggcctcctGATCGAGGGGCCTGGGGCCTTGCATGCGAAGCTGAAGCAGGAGCGGCTAGGGGACTTCCTCTCCCCGGAGGAGGCTGCCCAGATCTGCCTCTGGGCGCAGGACTCCCAGACGTCGCCCGGGGGGGAACAGGAGGAGGCCGGCCAGGAGCATTCCGCCTCCACCTATTTCCCGACGCGCACGGACTCTCCCCTCCCCAGCCTGAAGCTGGGCTGGCCGGAGAGACATTGCTGGCCGGACACTGGGAACACTCTGGTCTACACCAACCCCCCTTTGCCGGGGGCCCCGCCCATACGGGAGGTGGTGAGGAGGATGATCCAGGGAGCCCACACG CTGGTTGCCGTGGTGACGGACAAACTGACAGACAGCGCCGTGATCGGCGACCTGCACGCTGCTGCATCTCGGGGCGTTGCAGTGTATGTGGTCCTGAACAAGAGATCCGTCCAGGACGGCTTCACCTCCCCAAGACTAATGCATCAG AACATACAGGTTCGAGTCTTGGGGGGAAAGGCATTCTACTCGCAGGATGGGAAAATGGTGGTGGGAGAACTGAAGGAGAACTTCCTCCTGGTGGATCTGGATGCCGTGATGGTGGGCAGCTATAG TCTCACTTGGGCAGATACCCACCTGCACCGGCAGCTGGTGACAGTGATGACCGGCCAGGTGGTGGACTGTTTTGACAAGGAGTTCCGGATCCTATACGCGGCATCGGCACCCATCCCTGATTCTTGCTGGGCGAACAACACGCTGTCGAGAGTGGAGAATGTCTTCCTGCAGTCAAACCACACTCCTAAACCCCTCCCGCTCGATGTCCTCGGGGAGGACGACATGTGGCCCTCGCCCACCAGTGACCCGATAGACTGGGAGGCTCTTGGCGTGATCAAGAAAGATCAATTCGCGGATGATCCTTTCAATCTAGCTGGAGAGTTGGCGGGGCTGTTGCTATCTCGACCCCCTTTATTTGAACGATGGACCAAAATTGAGAAAGAGAATCCTGCAAGAAGAGTGGAATTTCAACAATGTGTCCCTCCAGCGTATGAAGAGCCCAGCAG AAACCATCTGTTTATGACTGAGGACCGCTATTTCCCTGGCAGTGACAACCTACACTG GAACACAGCCAGGCCTGAAGGAATTCTTAGCAAACCACAATCCTGGCAACAAATCTATGAAATTGAGGCAATGAAACAGTTTGTCAGGTCAAACATTACCAAAACAGGAACTCATTTACTGGAGGAGAGAATGTCCTCTCCATACAATCAACAAATAAACGTGGAAAATGGTTATGGCCACTTCAATCTCAAGAAAGACAGTGATCTTGGGGCATGGTCGAGACCTCAGGTGACTGGTCCAGTCCACAGTTCTGAGAAGGGCAGCAAAATGGCAAAG AAGCCGCTTATCCTCATGGTGCCTGTTCCTGAGAATGGTGCTCCCAGTGACTACAGTGATATTCTCAAAGGCTTAAAGACAGAATGCCTCTCCCCAGAAAGTCCGTCAAGGAGCAACATGATCAAAGACCTGGGTTTTCAATCCACTGAGACAGACCAGCAGGACAAAACAATTCCTGCATGGAGGACCCATGCCAGT GGTCAAACCAAGCCCATTGTAACCCCTGCCCAAACACTGATGAAGACCCGTATTGATGAGATGAAGGCTGGTTCCTCCAGAATTACGAAAATGTACGCAAACCCCTTCAGACCCCGTGCTTCCTCCTTTGACTGCACCAGGGACTGGGAGAGGCCACAGCAGGCCTGGGACAGACAGCTGCAACAGGACCAGTAA
- the emp3a gene encoding epithelial membrane protein 3, with amino-acid sequence MVFLLISVTLLHLVILTMLFIATMEKSWWMWDDVHNSDLWYNCMFDNSTEAWLCASAKDNEWLVPMQALMVLAVLFSCLSFMAFLVQLFVLSEGRLFYLTGLCQFCAALTDFAACLIYTLRHRNILQDSGEEPAGHYGYCFILAWVCVPLLLASGVMYVHLRKKE; translated from the exons ATGGTGTTCCTGTTGATATCTGTGACTCTGCTGCACCTGGTCATACTGACCATGCTCTTCATCGCCACCATGGAGAAG TCCTGGTGGATGTGGGATGACGTGCACAACTCAGACCTCTGGTACAACTGCATGTTTGACAATTCCACTGAAGCCTGGCTTTGCGCCTCTGCAAAAGACAATG AATGGCTGGTGCCCATGCAGGCCCTGATGGTTCTGGCCGTGCTCTTCTCCTGCCTTTCCTTTATGGCCTTCCTGGTTCAGCTCTTTGTACTCTCTGAAGGGAGGCTGTTCTACCTCACCGGCCTGTGCCAGTTCTGTGCAG CTCTCACAGATTTTGCCGCCTGTCTCATTTACACACTGCGTCACCGGAACATTCTGCAGGACTCCGGAGAGGAGCCGGCAGGGCACTATGGGTACTGCTTCATCCTGGCATGGGTTTGCGTTCCCCTCCTGTTGGCCAGCGGGGTCATGTACGTGCACCTGCGCAAGAAAGAGTGA